In Roseovarius faecimaris, the following are encoded in one genomic region:
- a CDS encoding autotransporter domain-containing protein, whose product MTMFLRAICAVFLGVCMLAMSKPAEAQSAVSFSKVFSPDTIGPGGTSTLIFTITNNTASPVTDLAFTDILPPAPGAMTISPAPNASTTCTDGVLSAPAGGTTISYSGGAVAGNASCTVSVNVTASTVGTYSNVSGNLSSSAGNSGSATDDLTVASDRPGFSKSFAPASIPLGGRSTLTYTIDNTANANQVFNLDFEHTLPGGVAVASPANASTTCGGGAISAPVGGSVISYGPVFSGNATVAAGASCTVSVDVTGTGVGVFDSVTGDLTSGTFPIQNSGAASATLEVTGGDQLQITKQFTDDPVAPGATATLEFTLQNNDRNFAATGVAFSDDLDAMLSGATFAGMATFNSCGGSGGGTGTFSYSGGTIAAGASCTIRIPVSIPGGAADGGYVNTTSTVTGTIDGAAASGVAASDTLFVESAIPALTKSFLTSSITAGQNTTIAFTITNPSATETMTDLSFTDNLSQFLSGATLTGVVAPGFCGGSSQAFGITSGGETLLFMTGGSLAPGGSCSFNAVISTPANTPGGIYPNTTSTITGTVGGAPVVGPAASDSLTVNGGVNLKLSKVFTNSPVNAGDTATLVFTIDNTEGAVDATGLAFSDDLDAMLSGAQAVSQSASGCSSLAPGPIPASAFSISNATVPAGGTCTITVGVSIPAGAATGDYLNTTSALTGDAGIGDEPAQATLRVLGADDQPVTLSKAFIGGPFLPGETATLRFTLTNPNATSDATGIFFTDDLDANLPGLAATGPLPAAPCGAGSSISGTNFLTFTGGEVAAGAPPCVFDVSVLIPAGAASGSYGNTTSSVTATVNGNATIGDPANAALVVEESQLEITKTFIDPVAKAGALAAMEITVTNPTGSVLTTATYTDDLNAMLPGTIAGGNGFVGCSGGVFVAGSGTSNLTVTISNLPAGQSCTHRFLVQPPSGAAPGSYTNTVSDLSGTVGGLAITGPTATASLQVIATDAPKFSKAFAGSVFPGEVASLSFTIDNSASAAALSDLSFTDDFDAMLSGAVMTGVTGNSCGGTANGAGTGFLAFSGGSVAAGASCVLNVGVRVPLGTAGGSYPNTSSALSSQGLTLAPAATASLVVNPVFAPGFAKVFTPDALRQGEVSRMRFTIDNAANGIAAVDLAFTDVFPAGLEVADPANRNNSCGGTVTALPGATDLSLTGGTVGAGASCVIEVDVLAAGSGPLVNTTSALTSANLPTAPAASATLTSTAAGAPVFTKAFAPDTLDQGEITTMSFTVDNSANALAAADLAFTDPFPAGLEVADPANLSNGCGGTFTAVPGAADVSLTGGSAPADGTCLIEVDVRATAAGPSITNTTSVLSSSLPDAAPASATLNITAAAVPGFAKVFAPDVISQGEISTLSFTIDNAANAIEATGLAFDDPLPAGLVVASPAAVSNSCGGTVTATPGTASLSLASGEVAAGASCTISVGIQGLVAGAFDNVTSPLSTSLGDAAAASDRLTVNALPLTASMSFAPGTIEQFNTSVLSYTLTNAAQIAAGDVTLTDTLPADVTLASPASPANSCGGSLSAADGGSSVSLTGGTVAAGGSCTVSVTVISGVVGDYPNSTETVSSSLGTSAAASATLTVERATTGTLTIVQNTDTDGAYTFSSASAGLNFTINTAGGTGSSGPLTVPVGTHVVLQSTPDGVGNTAITCSDDDSVGQPRERRLTINIDPLEAVTCTFTSISSRQKTVDTINRFLTKRADLILSSEPSNARRFNRLKRGVGGSTPLSFANGDLNAFLPFTAQISTASDSYTLSTSFLQMREAAASLALAHGDQRGIRHIPNYRWDAWFEAQYKEFNAGPDSGHFAIAYFGADYLLTPDILVGALVQVDDMDDSSAALSSSVSGTGWMAGPYVTARIGPNLYFDGRIAAGTSQNDISPFNTYTDEFSTERWMAMAGITGEFQQGNWMIQPGASLSYFEEKQFSYVDSVGVVIPSQVVSLGQIKIGPTVSGQFQTRDGMDYMPYVSLDAIYNFGDTKGVTVTNPDTAVTDGWRGRVQAGVDFRLRNGASVSLGGSYDGIGRGSLDVWGATLKLEFPIQKATAK is encoded by the coding sequence ATGACAATGTTTTTGCGCGCGATCTGTGCCGTTTTTCTGGGCGTTTGCATGCTGGCGATGTCCAAGCCCGCCGAGGCCCAGAGCGCCGTCAGCTTCTCCAAGGTGTTTTCTCCCGACACGATCGGGCCGGGCGGCACCTCGACCCTGATCTTTACCATCACCAATAACACGGCCAGCCCGGTCACCGATCTGGCCTTCACCGATATCCTGCCCCCGGCCCCCGGGGCGATGACCATCTCCCCGGCGCCCAATGCCTCGACCACCTGCACCGATGGGGTGCTGAGCGCGCCTGCGGGCGGCACCACGATCAGTTATTCCGGCGGCGCGGTTGCGGGCAACGCGAGCTGCACGGTCTCGGTCAATGTCACCGCCTCCACGGTGGGCACCTATAGCAATGTGTCGGGCAATCTGAGCTCCAGCGCGGGCAATTCCGGCAGCGCGACGGATGATCTGACGGTGGCGTCCGACCGGCCGGGTTTCTCCAAGAGCTTCGCGCCGGCAAGCATCCCTCTGGGCGGGCGCAGCACCCTGACCTACACGATTGACAATACGGCCAACGCGAACCAGGTGTTCAATCTGGATTTCGAGCACACCCTGCCGGGGGGCGTGGCGGTGGCCAGCCCGGCCAATGCCTCGACCACCTGTGGTGGGGGCGCGATTTCGGCCCCGGTGGGCGGATCGGTGATCAGCTATGGCCCGGTCTTTAGCGGCAATGCCACGGTGGCGGCGGGGGCCAGCTGTACGGTCAGCGTCGATGTCACCGGCACCGGGGTGGGCGTGTTCGACAGTGTCACGGGGGATCTGACCTCGGGGACGTTCCCCATCCAGAACAGCGGCGCGGCCAGTGCCACGCTGGAGGTCACGGGCGGCGACCAACTGCAGATCACCAAGCAATTCACTGATGATCCGGTGGCCCCGGGCGCAACCGCGACGCTGGAGTTTACCCTGCAGAACAATGACCGGAATTTTGCGGCCACGGGCGTGGCGTTCAGCGACGATCTGGATGCGATGCTGTCAGGGGCCACATTTGCCGGCATGGCCACGTTCAACTCCTGCGGCGGGTCGGGCGGCGGCACCGGCACGTTCAGCTATTCGGGCGGCACGATCGCGGCGGGCGCGAGCTGTACCATCCGCATTCCGGTCAGCATTCCCGGCGGGGCGGCGGATGGCGGCTATGTCAACACCACCTCGACCGTGACCGGCACGATTGACGGGGCGGCGGCCAGCGGGGTGGCGGCCTCGGACACGCTGTTTGTGGAAAGCGCCATTCCGGCCCTGACCAAGAGTTTCCTGACCTCGTCGATCACGGCCGGTCAGAATACGACGATTGCGTTCACCATCACCAACCCCTCGGCCACCGAGACCATGACCGACCTGAGTTTCACCGACAATCTGAGTCAGTTCCTGTCCGGGGCGACGCTGACCGGCGTGGTCGCGCCGGGGTTCTGCGGGGGCAGCTCACAGGCGTTTGGCATCACGAGTGGCGGAGAGACCCTATTGTTCATGACAGGCGGCAGCCTGGCCCCCGGCGGCAGTTGCAGCTTCAATGCGGTGATCTCCACCCCGGCCAACACGCCCGGCGGCATCTATCCCAACACCACCAGCACGATCACCGGCACAGTGGGAGGCGCGCCGGTTGTCGGCCCGGCGGCCAGTGACAGCCTGACGGTGAATGGCGGGGTGAACCTGAAGCTCAGCAAGGTCTTCACCAACAGCCCGGTCAATGCCGGGGACACCGCAACGCTGGTCTTTACCATCGACAACACCGAAGGGGCTGTGGATGCGACCGGGCTGGCCTTCAGCGATGATCTGGATGCGATGCTGAGCGGCGCACAGGCGGTCAGCCAGAGCGCCAGCGGCTGCAGCAGCCTGGCGCCCGGGCCCATACCGGCCTCGGCCTTTTCGATCAGCAATGCGACGGTTCCGGCAGGCGGGACCTGCACGATCACGGTCGGGGTGTCGATCCCGGCGGGGGCCGCCACCGGCGATTATCTCAACACCACCAGCGCGCTGACGGGCGACGCGGGTATAGGCGACGAGCCGGCCCAGGCCACGCTCAGGGTTCTGGGCGCGGATGATCAGCCGGTGACCCTGAGCAAGGCATTCATCGGCGGACCGTTCCTGCCCGGCGAGACCGCGACGCTGCGCTTTACCCTCACCAATCCCAACGCGACCAGCGATGCCACCGGCATTTTCTTCACCGACGATCTGGATGCCAATCTGCCCGGTCTGGCGGCCACCGGACCCTTGCCCGCGGCCCCCTGCGGGGCGGGCAGTTCGATCTCGGGCACGAATTTCCTGACCTTCACCGGGGGCGAGGTTGCGGCCGGGGCGCCGCCTTGTGTCTTTGACGTGTCGGTGCTGATCCCCGCCGGGGCGGCCAGCGGGAGCTATGGCAACACCACCAGCTCCGTGACGGCCACGGTGAACGGCAATGCGACGATTGGCGACCCGGCCAATGCTGCATTGGTGGTTGAAGAATCCCAGCTGGAAATCACCAAGACCTTTATCGATCCCGTGGCCAAGGCAGGTGCGCTTGCGGCGATGGAAATCACCGTGACCAATCCGACCGGCTCTGTGCTGACCACGGCGACATATACCGATGATCTGAACGCGATGCTGCCGGGGACAATAGCGGGGGGCAACGGGTTTGTCGGGTGCAGCGGCGGCGTGTTTGTGGCGGGGTCGGGCACATCAAACCTGACGGTGACCATCAGCAACCTGCCTGCCGGGCAATCCTGTACGCATCGGTTTTTGGTTCAGCCGCCGTCCGGTGCGGCGCCGGGCAGCTATACCAACACGGTCAGCGATCTGTCAGGCACGGTTGGCGGGCTGGCCATCACCGGCCCGACGGCCACAGCCAGCCTGCAGGTTATCGCCACCGATGCGCCAAAATTCTCCAAGGCGTTTGCCGGGTCGGTCTTCCCCGGGGAAGTGGCCAGCCTGAGCTTTACCATCGACAACAGCGCCAGCGCGGCGGCGCTCAGCGATCTGAGCTTCACCGATGATTTCGACGCGATGCTGAGCGGGGCCGTCATGACCGGTGTGACCGGCAACAGCTGTGGCGGCACGGCCAATGGGGCCGGGACCGGGTTTCTTGCCTTCAGCGGCGGCAGCGTGGCCGCCGGGGCGAGCTGTGTGCTGAATGTGGGGGTGCGGGTGCCGCTTGGCACGGCAGGGGGCAGTTATCCCAATACCAGCTCGGCGCTGAGTTCGCAGGGTCTTACCCTGGCGCCCGCGGCCACGGCCAGCCTGGTGGTAAACCCGGTCTTCGCGCCGGGCTTTGCCAAGGTCTTTACCCCGGATGCGCTGCGCCAGGGCGAAGTGAGCCGGATGCGCTTTACCATCGACAATGCCGCCAACGGGATCGCGGCGGTGGATCTGGCCTTTACCGATGTCTTCCCGGCCGGGCTTGAAGTGGCCGACCCGGCCAATCGCAACAACAGCTGTGGCGGCACCGTCACCGCCCTGCCCGGAGCGACGGATCTGAGCCTGACGGGCGGCACGGTGGGCGCGGGCGCCAGCTGTGTCATCGAGGTGGATGTTCTGGCTGCGGGCTCCGGGCCGCTTGTCAACACCACCAGTGCGCTGACCTCGGCCAACCTGCCCACGGCGCCGGCGGCCAGCGCGACGCTGACCAGCACGGCGGCGGGGGCGCCTGTGTTCACCAAGGCCTTTGCGCCGGATACGCTGGACCAGGGCGAGATCACCACGATGAGCTTTACCGTCGACAACAGCGCCAATGCGCTTGCGGCGGCGGATCTGGCCTTTACCGACCCGTTCCCGGCCGGGCTTGAAGTGGCCGATCCGGCCAATCTCAGCAATGGCTGCGGCGGCACGTTCACCGCCGTGCCCGGGGCGGCGGATGTGAGCCTGACAGGCGGGTCGGCCCCGGCCGATGGCACCTGTCTGATCGAAGTGGATGTGCGCGCCACTGCTGCCGGCCCGTCGATCACCAATACCACCAGCGTGCTGTCCTCGAGTTTGCCCGATGCGGCCCCGGCCAGTGCGACGCTTAACATCACCGCCGCGGCGGTGCCCGGCTTTGCCAAGGTCTTTGCCCCGGATGTGATCAGCCAGGGCGAGATCAGCACCCTGAGCTTTACCATCGACAATGCGGCGAATGCGATCGAGGCGACGGGGCTTGCCTTTGACGATCCGCTGCCCGCGGGCCTGGTGGTGGCCAGCCCCGCCGCGGTGTCCAACAGTTGCGGCGGGACGGTGACGGCCACGCCCGGCACGGCCAGCCTGAGCCTGGCCTCGGGCGAGGTGGCCGCCGGGGCCAGCTGTACGATCAGCGTGGGCATCCAGGGCCTGGTCGCCGGGGCGTTCGACAATGTCACCAGCCCGCTCAGCACCTCGCTGGGCGATGCGGCGGCGGCGAGCGACCGGCTGACGGTCAATGCCCTGCCGCTGACGGCGAGCATGAGCTTCGCGCCCGGCACGATCGAGCAGTTCAACACGTCGGTGCTGAGCTATACGCTGACCAACGCGGCCCAGATCGCGGCCGGCGATGTCACCCTGACGGATACGCTGCCCGCGGATGTGACCCTCGCCAGCCCGGCCAGCCCGGCCAATAGCTGTGGCGGCAGCCTGAGTGCCGCAGATGGCGGCAGTTCGGTGTCGCTGACCGGCGGCACGGTGGCGGCAGGGGGCTCCTGCACGGTTTCGGTGACGGTGATCTCGGGCGTGGTGGGCGACTATCCCAACAGCACCGAGACGGTGAGCTCCTCGCTTGGCACCTCGGCCGCGGCCAGCGCCACGCTGACGGTCGAGCGGGCCACCACCGGCACGCTGACCATCGTGCAGAACACCGATACCGACGGGGCCTATACGTTCAGCTCGGCCTCGGCGGGGCTGAATTTCACGATCAACACCGCGGGCGGCACCGGCAGCAGCGGGCCGCTGACGGTGCCGGTGGGCACGCATGTGGTGCTGCAATCCACGCCGGACGGGGTCGGCAACACCGCGATCACCTGTAGCGATGACGACAGTGTCGGACAGCCGCGGGAGCGCAGGCTGACGATCAATATCGACCCGCTGGAGGCGGTGACCTGTACCTTCACCTCGATCTCTTCGCGGCAGAAGACGGTGGACACGATCAACCGGTTCCTGACCAAACGGGCCGACCTGATCCTGTCGAGCGAGCCCAGCAATGCGCGCCGCTTCAACCGGCTCAAGCGCGGCGTGGGCGGGTCGACGCCGCTCAGCTTTGCCAATGGCGATCTGAATGCCTTCCTGCCGTTCACGGCGCAGATCTCGACCGCCTCGGACAGCTATACGCTGTCCACCTCCTTCCTGCAGATGCGCGAAGCGGCGGCGTCCCTGGCGCTGGCCCATGGCGATCAGCGCGGCATCCGGCATATCCCGAACTACCGCTGGGATGCCTGGTTCGAGGCGCAGTACAAGGAGTTCAATGCCGGTCCCGATAGCGGGCATTTCGCCATCGCCTATTTCGGGGCGGATTACCTGCTGACGCCCGATATCCTGGTCGGCGCGCTGGTGCAGGTCGACGACATGGATGACAGCTCGGCCGCGCTCAGCTCTTCGGTCAGCGGCACCGGCTGGATGGCCGGGCCCTATGTGACCGCGCGGATCGGGCCGAACCTGTATTTCGACGGGCGCATCGCGGCGGGCACGTCGCAGAACGATATCAGCCCGTTCAACACCTACACGGATGAGTTCTCGACCGAGCGCTGGATGGCCATGGCCGGGATCACCGGCGAGTTCCAGCAGGGCAACTGGATGATCCAGCCCGGGGCCAGCCTGAGCTATTTCGAGGAAAAGCAGTTTTCCTATGTGGACAGTGTCGGCGTGGTGATCCCGAGCCAGGTCGTGTCGCTGGGGCAGATCAAGATCGGGCCGACCGTCTCGGGGCAGTTCCAGACCAGGGACGGGATGGATTACATGCCCTATGTCAGCCTCGATGCGATCTACAATTTCGGCGACACCAAGGGCGTGACCGTGACCAACCCCGATACGGCGGTGACCGATGGCTGGCGCGGACGGGTGCAGGCGGGGGTCGATTTCCGGCTCCGCAATGGCGCCAGCGTCAGCCTTGGCGGCTCCTATGACGGGATCGGGCGCGGCAGTCTGGATGTCTGGGGCGCGACCCTGAAGCTTGAGTTCCCGATCCAGAAGGCGACGGCGAAATAG
- a CDS encoding glycosyltransferase, with the protein MIDHACRIRKKGKAALCHFLAHGCDEGRDPSPAFSVRKYVAQNPTVDFTAQNPFLHWLTQGRPALAETAEEYVLCWMKRSRAEFELLQEHFDAAFYLDRNEDVKEAGIDPLYHFLVYGWKERRDPSPAFSVRNYIAQNPTVDFKAENPFLHWLNQGRPELTGPAEEYVLWYLERSRAEFELLQAHFDAAFYLDRNEDVKAAGIDPFYHFLAYGWKENRDPSPEFSVRYYQAKNADLAGSGWNPFVHWVLHGQAEGRAGIPRPGDAQTQDQPDLENIDWSVIPQTDIDDISELFDAGYYLKTYPEVAEHDIDPRAHYLLLGWRLGYNPSDWFSTNFYMHRYMDIRRARVIPFLHYCRHGRHENRETRSHIDIKRAHYQPKVSVIVPNYNHAPFLRDRLSCIAGQSYRNIELIILDDHSSDNSREVITELVREMELDAQLVFNDANAGNVFRQWETGVSLATGELIWICESDDFCELDFLEKLVPAFLDDSVTLAFGRIQFVDKQGRFKEGLDGYREGAESGIWSRRLTRPAAEWFNGGFGVNNVIANVGGCVFRRVALPAAVWDQAKTYRICGDWFLYLHLAGMGQITFEPEAVSYFRQHGRNTSVSNFTKKYYYDEHIRILEAVIARWGISEATRRKFLDKLKIQYERTASDRLFGPFEALYDYDALLAAERTEPHIQFHFLGFQLGGGEIFPINLANALLAKGVNISMLATDLINMNDGVRALLDPRIPVYSGLELAMRGRADFLDAAGVSVIHSHVAASDALLANADMADIERPYVVTLHGSYVGLEEAPKAIVDWILRNVDHWVYLTGRNLEFFEHRPVPSGAVFEKLPNAMPPDPAAPRFSRKSLGIGKTDLVFVLVGRAVPGKGWHIAVEAFRQLPARLNGRKIHLLMVGDGESAAPARALAEGQPNIHFVGYQKEVNGILRLSDCMILPTRFEGESYPLCLVQALQEHVPVIATDIGEISHMMRHEDQLSGLLLDYVEEDDAFVRSLCAAITQMADPDRRAGFAQTAKACAQRYDMARLAMNYLRIYDEVLARRASDTHPARPQALAHEGT; encoded by the coding sequence ATGATTGATCATGCCTGTCGAATACGGAAGAAAGGCAAAGCCGCTCTCTGCCATTTCCTGGCCCATGGCTGCGACGAGGGGCGCGATCCGTCGCCGGCGTTTTCGGTCCGCAAATATGTCGCGCAGAATCCAACGGTCGATTTCACGGCCCAAAACCCGTTCCTGCACTGGCTGACCCAGGGGCGCCCGGCCCTGGCGGAGACGGCCGAAGAGTATGTGCTTTGCTGGATGAAACGCTCCCGGGCGGAGTTCGAGCTGCTGCAGGAACATTTCGACGCCGCCTTCTATCTGGACCGGAACGAGGATGTGAAAGAGGCCGGGATCGACCCGCTTTATCATTTCCTGGTCTATGGCTGGAAAGAGAGGCGCGATCCGTCGCCGGCGTTTTCGGTCCGCAATTATATCGCGCAGAATCCAACGGTCGATTTCAAGGCGGAAAACCCGTTCCTGCACTGGCTGAACCAGGGGCGCCCGGAGCTGACCGGCCCGGCAGAAGAGTATGTGCTGTGGTATCTGGAGCGCTCCCGGGCGGAGTTCGAGCTGTTGCAGGCGCATTTCGACGCCGCCTTCTATCTGGACCGGAACGAGGATGTGAAAGCGGCCGGGATCGACCCGTTCTATCATTTCCTGGCCTATGGCTGGAAAGAGAACCGCGATCCGTCGCCGGAGTTTTCGGTCCGGTATTATCAGGCCAAGAATGCCGATCTTGCAGGTTCGGGGTGGAATCCGTTCGTGCATTGGGTCTTGCATGGGCAGGCCGAAGGCCGTGCCGGGATCCCGCGCCCGGGGGATGCGCAGACACAGGACCAGCCCGATCTGGAGAACATCGACTGGAGCGTTATTCCGCAAACCGACATTGACGATATCTCGGAGCTTTTCGATGCCGGGTATTATCTGAAAACCTACCCCGAAGTGGCCGAGCATGACATCGACCCGCGCGCGCATTACCTGCTTCTGGGCTGGCGGCTGGGCTATAATCCCTCCGACTGGTTTTCCACCAATTTCTACATGCACCGCTATATGGACATCAGAAGGGCAAGGGTGATCCCCTTCCTGCATTACTGTCGCCACGGCCGGCATGAAAACCGCGAGACCCGATCGCATATCGACATCAAGCGGGCGCATTATCAGCCCAAGGTTTCGGTGATCGTGCCGAATTACAACCATGCGCCTTTTCTGCGCGACCGCCTGTCCTGTATTGCCGGGCAGAGCTATCGGAATATCGAGCTGATCATTCTCGACGATCATTCCAGCGACAACAGCCGTGAGGTGATTACCGAGCTGGTGCGCGAGATGGAGCTGGACGCGCAGCTTGTCTTCAACGACGCCAATGCCGGTAATGTCTTTCGCCAATGGGAGACAGGGGTCAGCCTGGCCACCGGCGAGCTGATCTGGATCTGCGAAAGCGACGATTTCTGCGAGCTGGATTTTCTGGAAAAGCTTGTCCCGGCCTTTCTGGACGATTCCGTGACCCTGGCGTTCGGGCGGATTCAGTTCGTCGACAAACAGGGCCGCTTCAAGGAGGGGCTGGACGGCTATCGCGAGGGCGCCGAGAGCGGGATCTGGTCGCGCAGGCTGACCCGGCCCGCGGCGGAATGGTTCAACGGCGGGTTCGGCGTGAACAACGTGATTGCCAATGTGGGCGGCTGTGTCTTCCGCCGGGTCGCGCTGCCCGCGGCGGTCTGGGATCAGGCCAAGACCTACCGGATTTGCGGCGACTGGTTTTTATATCTGCATCTGGCGGGCATGGGCCAGATCACGTTCGAGCCCGAGGCCGTGTCCTATTTCCGCCAGCATGGCCGCAATACTTCGGTCAGCAATTTCACCAAGAAATACTATTACGACGAACATATACGTATCCTTGAGGCCGTGATCGCCCGCTGGGGGATTTCCGAGGCCACGCGCCGCAAGTTTCTCGACAAGCTGAAGATCCAGTACGAGCGCACCGCGTCGGACCGGCTTTTTGGCCCGTTCGAGGCGCTTTATGACTATGACGCCCTGTTGGCGGCCGAGCGGACAGAGCCGCATATCCAGTTTCATTTTCTGGGCTTTCAGCTGGGCGGCGGAGAGATTTTTCCGATCAACCTGGCCAATGCCCTGTTGGCCAAAGGGGTCAATATCTCCATGCTGGCGACCGACCTCATCAACATGAATGATGGTGTCAGGGCGCTGCTGGACCCCCGAATCCCCGTCTATTCCGGGCTTGAGCTGGCGATGCGCGGGCGGGCCGATTTTCTGGATGCGGCGGGCGTGTCGGTGATCCACAGCCATGTGGCGGCCAGTGACGCGCTTTTGGCCAATGCCGATATGGCGGATATCGAGCGCCCTTATGTTGTCACGCTGCATGGCTCTTATGTGGGGCTCGAAGAGGCGCCCAAGGCCATTGTCGACTGGATTTTGCGCAATGTGGATCACTGGGTGTATCTCACCGGGCGCAATCTGGAGTTCTTCGAGCATCGCCCTGTCCCCTCCGGGGCCGTGTTCGAGAAACTGCCGAATGCCATGCCCCCCGACCCTGCCGCGCCGCGGTTCTCCCGCAAGAGCCTCGGGATCGGCAAGACGGATCTGGTCTTCGTTCTGGTGGGCCGCGCGGTGCCGGGCAAGGGGTGGCATATCGCCGTCGAGGCGTTCCGGCAGTTGCCGGCAAGGCTGAACGGGCGCAAGATCCACCTGCTGATGGTCGGTGATGGCGAGAGTGCCGCGCCGGCGCGCGCCCTGGCCGAGGGACAGCCCAACATCCATTTCGTCGGGTATCAGAAAGAGGTAAACGGCATCCTGCGCCTGTCTGACTGCATGATATTGCCAACGCGGTTCGAGGGGGAATCCTATCCGCTTTGCCTGGTGCAGGCCCTGCAGGAGCATGTGCCGGTCATTGCCACGGATATCGGTGAGATCAGCCACATGATGCGGCATGAAGATCAGCTCTCCGGGCTTTTGCTGGACTATGTCGAGGAGGATGACGCCTTCGTCCGGTCCCTGTGCGCGGCGATCACGCAGATGGCCGATCCCGACAGGCGCGCGGGATTTGCGCAAACGGCAAAGGCCTGTGCCCAACGCTATGATATGGCCCGCCTCGCCATGAACTATCTGCGGATCTATGACGAGGTTCTGGCGCGCCGCGCCTCGGACACGCACCCGGCGCGCCCGCAGGCGCTGGCGCATGAGGGGACGTGA
- a CDS encoding glycosyltransferase family 2 protein, with protein sequence MPDKADTVPVTILMAVYNGQAYLPAQLDSIAAQDHDNWHLLISDDGSTDDSRRIAGAFARKTARATVLSGPGQGGTANFMQLIRSMAAHAPPDSGLAFSDQDDVWLPEKLSRAVTMLAPHHATPALYCSRSFITDEALRSRRLSAPRPHPPGFENALVQNIASGNTIVLNPAASALIRRAAATTPEPVVHDWWVYQLITGAGGVVVHDDRPGLLYRQHGVNQIGANDTTRARAKRIAMLLRGDFRQWNEINIAALRATAGMLTDRNRATLEAFAALRQQGVLGRLAALRRLRLYRQSLPGTAALWLSAVLGRL encoded by the coding sequence ATGCCGGATAAGGCAGACACCGTCCCGGTGACCATCCTGATGGCTGTCTATAACGGGCAGGCCTATCTGCCCGCGCAGCTCGACAGCATCGCCGCCCAGGATCATGACAACTGGCACCTGCTGATCAGCGATGACGGCTCCACCGATGACAGCCGCCGGATCGCCGGGGCGTTCGCCCGGAAAACGGCCCGCGCCACGGTGCTGAGCGGGCCGGGGCAGGGGGGCACGGCCAATTTCATGCAGCTGATCCGCAGCATGGCGGCCCATGCCCCGCCCGACAGCGGCCTCGCGTTTTCCGATCAGGATGACGTCTGGCTGCCGGAAAAACTGTCGCGCGCGGTCACGATGCTGGCGCCGCATCACGCCACGCCCGCCCTCTATTGCAGCCGCAGCTTCATCACCGATGAGGCCTTGCGCAGCCGGCGCCTGTCGGCCCCGCGGCCGCACCCGCCCGGCTTCGAGAATGCGTTGGTGCAGAATATCGCCTCGGGCAACACCATCGTGCTGAACCCGGCCGCAAGCGCCCTGATCCGGCGCGCCGCCGCCACCACGCCCGAACCGGTGGTGCATGACTGGTGGGTCTACCAGCTGATCACCGGGGCAGGCGGCGTGGTGGTGCATGACGATCGCCCGGGGCTGCTCTATCGCCAGCACGGGGTCAACCAGATCGGCGCCAATGACACCACCCGCGCCAGGGCAAAACGCATCGCGATGCTGCTCAGGGGCGATTTCCGGCAATGGAACGAGATCAATATCGCCGCCCTGCGCGCCACCGCCGGGATGCTGACAGACCGCAACCGCGCCACGCTGGAAGCCTTCGCGGCGCTGCGTCAGCAGGGGGTGCTTGGGCGGCTGGCGGCCTTGCGCAGGCTCCGCCTCTATCGCCAGAGCCTGCCCGGCACCGCCGCGCTGTGGCTCAGTGCCGTTCTGGGCAGGCTCTAG